A region from the Sandaracinus amylolyticus genome encodes:
- a CDS encoding sigma-54-dependent transcriptional regulator encodes MSRARILLVDDEPGVLYMLREVLSERGHDVIAVSSGAAALAHIDGASLVVSDLAMPGMDGLALLAHVHERRPELPFVLITAHGNERVAVSAMKAGAYDYLTKPVDIDELRLVVDRALESSQLRTEVRLMKAERALGRRLIAESVVMRRLLESIERIADKDLTVLVRGETGSGKELVASLVHAQSRRESGPLVRFNCAALPAELAEAELFGHARGAFTGAVATRRGFFAEADRGTLVLDEIGELPMTLQPKLLRALQDGEIQPIGGRIEKVDVRVVASTHRDLAAEVKAGRFREDLYYRLAVVELVVPALRERRDEIPALARGFAERYGERFGMPDVSLSPELIDALCRGDWPGNVRQLENTIARMVALSGPRVGLDAFLSPSAPAPEPDAEPPVEGERDAAPLPLRAQVEAFERGLVVRALADCKGNQSHAARRLGIGRATLIDKMKRYGIK; translated from the coding sequence ATGAGCCGCGCGCGCATCCTCCTCGTCGACGACGAGCCCGGGGTCCTCTACATGCTGCGCGAGGTGCTCTCGGAGCGTGGTCACGACGTGATCGCGGTCTCGTCGGGCGCCGCGGCGCTCGCGCACATCGACGGAGCGTCGCTGGTCGTCAGCGACCTCGCGATGCCGGGGATGGACGGCCTCGCGCTGCTCGCGCACGTGCACGAGCGGCGTCCCGAGCTGCCCTTCGTGCTGATCACCGCGCACGGCAACGAGCGCGTCGCGGTGAGCGCGATGAAGGCCGGCGCGTACGACTACCTGACGAAGCCGGTCGACATCGACGAGCTGCGCCTCGTCGTCGATCGCGCGCTCGAGAGCTCGCAGCTGCGCACCGAGGTGCGCCTCATGAAGGCCGAGCGCGCGCTCGGTCGGAGGCTGATCGCGGAGAGCGTCGTGATGCGGCGCCTGCTCGAGTCGATCGAGCGCATCGCCGACAAGGACCTCACGGTGCTGGTGCGCGGCGAGACGGGGAGCGGCAAGGAGCTCGTCGCGTCGCTCGTGCACGCGCAGAGCCGCCGCGAGAGCGGGCCTCTCGTGCGCTTCAACTGCGCGGCGCTTCCCGCGGAGCTCGCGGAGGCGGAGCTCTTCGGGCACGCGCGCGGTGCGTTCACGGGCGCGGTCGCGACGCGCCGCGGGTTCTTCGCGGAGGCCGATCGCGGGACGCTCGTGCTCGACGAGATCGGCGAGCTCCCGATGACGCTGCAGCCGAAGCTGCTGCGCGCGCTGCAGGACGGCGAGATCCAGCCGATCGGCGGGCGCATCGAGAAAGTCGACGTGCGCGTGGTCGCGAGCACGCACCGCGATCTCGCGGCCGAGGTGAAGGCGGGGCGCTTCCGCGAGGACCTCTACTACCGGCTCGCGGTCGTCGAGCTCGTGGTGCCGGCGCTGCGCGAGCGGCGCGACGAGATCCCCGCGCTCGCGCGCGGGTTCGCCGAGCGGTACGGCGAGCGCTTCGGGATGCCCGACGTGTCGCTCTCGCCGGAGCTGATCGACGCGCTCTGCCGCGGCGACTGGCCGGGCAACGTGCGTCAGCTCGAGAACACGATCGCGCGCATGGTCGCGCTCTCGGGCCCCCGCGTCGGGCTCGACGCGTTCTTGTCGCCGAGCGCGCCGGCGCCCGAGCCCGATGCCGAGCCGCCCGTCGAGGGAGAGCGCGACGCCGCGCCGCTCCCGCTGCGCGCGCAGGTCGAGGCGTTCGAGCGCGGATTGGTGGTGAGAGCGCTCGCGGACTGCAAAGGCAATCAGTCGCACGCCGCGCGACGGCTCGGCATCGGTCGCGCGACGTTGATCGACAAGATGAAGCGCTACGGGATCAAGTGA
- a CDS encoding sensor histidine kinase, producing MEKRISRAARNTARLSLAFLEPMDAETLERRYAEARDALLIEFGTRWIERKPLVMSIQRGMVVVIMLLAGYTGPRFFALLGLYALTFTVDFVERRHIRASRCTEHHIAYGTMIAMLLMAIGCAFTGGYASPILPALLTPAVIPAAAFGRRPPTWMLLGELVLLLFVLLLLPEWVTGPIMPKPWVSIGIGTSVVFAVWVTVVNLVTLTEVYARAAVTAARMREEVLEQHESRARGLETMGAKVAHELKNPLAAIAGLAQLLLQGSHDDKTRERLSVMASEVGRMEKTMREYLAFSRPLDEMRPVDVDLAALADDVITLLEGRARARAVTLERIGDRLRAKVDPARLKEALINLVDNAIEASSSGGRVTVELARVPGSTHVRVRDRGEGIAPEVLARVGTPYFTTRSDGTGLGVVIARAAIEQHGGTLALHSQRGEGTLAEIVLPDGAAHARAA from the coding sequence ATGGAGAAGCGAATCTCGCGCGCGGCTCGAAACACGGCGCGACTTTCGCTAGCGTTCCTCGAGCCGATGGACGCGGAGACCCTCGAACGTCGTTATGCCGAGGCGCGCGATGCGCTGCTCATCGAGTTCGGGACGCGATGGATCGAGCGCAAGCCGCTCGTGATGTCGATCCAGCGCGGCATGGTGGTCGTCATCATGCTGCTGGCGGGGTACACGGGGCCGCGCTTCTTCGCGCTGCTCGGGCTGTACGCGCTGACGTTCACCGTGGACTTCGTCGAGCGGCGGCACATCCGCGCATCGCGCTGCACCGAGCATCACATCGCCTACGGCACGATGATCGCGATGCTCCTGATGGCGATCGGCTGCGCGTTCACCGGTGGCTACGCGAGCCCGATCCTGCCGGCGCTGCTCACGCCGGCGGTGATCCCCGCCGCGGCGTTCGGCCGGCGCCCGCCCACGTGGATGCTGCTCGGCGAGCTCGTGCTGCTCTTGTTCGTGCTGCTCTTGCTGCCCGAGTGGGTGACCGGCCCGATCATGCCGAAGCCCTGGGTGTCGATCGGGATCGGGACGTCGGTCGTGTTCGCGGTCTGGGTGACGGTCGTGAACCTCGTGACGCTCACCGAGGTCTACGCGCGCGCGGCGGTGACCGCGGCGCGGATGCGCGAAGAGGTGCTCGAGCAGCACGAGTCGCGCGCCCGCGGCCTCGAGACGATGGGCGCGAAGGTCGCGCACGAGCTCAAGAACCCGCTCGCGGCGATCGCGGGGCTCGCGCAGCTGCTGCTGCAGGGCTCGCACGACGACAAGACGCGCGAGCGCCTCTCGGTGATGGCGAGCGAGGTCGGCCGCATGGAGAAGACGATGCGCGAGTACCTCGCGTTCTCGCGCCCGCTCGACGAGATGCGTCCGGTCGACGTCGATCTCGCCGCGCTCGCGGACGACGTCATCACGCTCCTCGAAGGACGAGCGCGCGCGCGCGCCGTGACGCTCGAGCGGATCGGCGATCGCCTCCGCGCGAAGGTGGATCCCGCGCGCCTCAAGGAGGCGCTGATCAACCTGGTCGACAACGCGATCGAGGCATCGTCGTCGGGCGGGCGTGTCACCGTCGAGCTCGCGCGCGTGCCGGGGTCGACGCACGTGCGCGTGCGCGATCGTGGCGAGGGGATCGCGCCCGAGGTGCTGGCGCGCGTGGGCACGCCGTACTTCACGACGCGCAGCGATGGCACCGGGCTCGGCGTGGTGATCGCGCGCGCCGCGATCGAGCAGCACGGAGGCACGCTCGCGCTGCACAGCCAGCGTGGCGAGGGCACGCTCGCCGAGATCGTGCTGCCCGACGGCGCCGCGCACGCGAGGGCCGCATGA
- a CDS encoding TolC family protein translates to MSPTIRSVSLLALGAVLATTTTAHAQDDDALAAELAVPGGLRAQDVVRAVVESSFDRRARLAEIEAARADVDRATLALVPRVGLSASYMRLSEIEAPTLGFVAAPVDQTQGGVIEPGSPLVSVPISFPVLLDQTQVRAQLVVPVSDYFLRVLPGRDAAEHVVHAGEATLEATEARLALEAEQLYWGWARARLSLVVARTGLSSAEAHRDDAQRVFDAGLATGADVSRAEAQVAAMRELVDTTEHLRDALADRLRTVMHVSTIPDAIGDTLPDAPALHASRRSVHEPGDTAIDDAVAGALERRAELRAIGAQVEALEAQRIVQDAALVPRLDVIGEVLLANPNPRFVPAQERFETTWAVGAQVSWQLADALSADPSRRALESRIAAARASRESIEEGVRAEIVDADRQRRDAVSAMTSRHAQVDAAERALRQASEVFRAGRGTGLPVIDAQTLLVRARLELLNARIDLAVADARWRRAIEE, encoded by the coding sequence ATGTCCCCAACCATTCGCTCCGTCTCGCTGCTCGCGCTCGGCGCGGTGCTCGCGACGACCACCACCGCGCATGCGCAGGACGACGACGCGCTCGCGGCCGAGCTCGCGGTGCCCGGCGGGCTGCGCGCCCAGGACGTCGTGCGCGCCGTCGTCGAGAGCAGCTTCGATCGTCGCGCGCGTCTCGCGGAGATCGAGGCCGCGCGCGCCGACGTCGATCGCGCGACGCTCGCGCTCGTTCCGCGCGTCGGTCTGAGCGCGAGCTACATGCGCCTCTCGGAGATCGAGGCGCCGACGCTCGGCTTCGTCGCGGCGCCGGTCGATCAGACGCAGGGCGGCGTGATCGAGCCGGGCTCGCCGCTCGTGAGCGTCCCGATCTCGTTCCCGGTGCTGCTCGATCAGACGCAGGTGCGCGCGCAGCTCGTCGTGCCGGTGAGCGACTACTTCTTGCGCGTGCTGCCGGGTCGCGACGCGGCCGAGCACGTGGTGCACGCGGGCGAGGCGACGCTCGAGGCGACCGAGGCGCGCCTCGCGCTCGAGGCCGAGCAGCTCTACTGGGGCTGGGCGCGCGCGCGGCTCTCGTTGGTCGTCGCGCGCACGGGGCTCTCCAGCGCCGAGGCGCATCGCGACGACGCCCAGCGTGTGTTCGACGCCGGCCTCGCGACCGGCGCCGACGTGTCGCGCGCCGAGGCCCAGGTCGCGGCGATGCGAGAGCTCGTCGACACCACCGAGCACCTGCGCGACGCGCTCGCCGATCGGCTGCGCACCGTGATGCACGTGAGCACGATCCCCGACGCGATCGGCGACACGTTGCCCGACGCTCCCGCGCTCCATGCTTCGCGGCGATCAGTCCACGAGCCAGGAGACACGGCGATCGACGATGCCGTCGCAGGCGCGCTCGAGCGTCGCGCCGAGCTCCGCGCGATCGGCGCGCAGGTCGAGGCGCTCGAGGCGCAGCGCATCGTGCAGGACGCGGCGCTGGTCCCGCGGCTCGACGTGATCGGCGAGGTGCTCCTCGCGAACCCCAACCCGCGCTTCGTGCCCGCGCAGGAGCGCTTCGAGACGACGTGGGCGGTCGGCGCGCAGGTGAGCTGGCAGCTCGCGGACGCGCTCTCCGCCGATCCGTCGCGTCGCGCGCTCGAGTCGCGCATCGCTGCAGCGCGGGCCTCGCGCGAATCGATCGAAGAAGGTGTGCGCGCGGAGATCGTCGACGCCGATCGCCAGCGCCGCGACGCGGTGAGCGCGATGACGTCGCGCCACGCCCAGGTGGACGCCGCCGAGCGCGCGCTGCGCCAGGCGTCCGAGGTGTTCCGCGCGGGGCGCGGCACCGGACTTCCCGTGATCGACGCGCAGACGCTGCTCGTGCGCGCGCGTCTCGAGCTCTTGAACGCCCGGATCGATCTCGCGGTGGCCGACGCACGCTGGCGCCGCGCGATCGAGGAGTGA
- a CDS encoding efflux RND transporter periplasmic adaptor subunit yields MKTRSTIVTLSLIALALSGCSTSEPAAAQASEPAAAIPVRLAPIDRTPAREPLELPGLVMPRDTFDLGFPGGGVILDVLVDAGDEVQRGQVLARLDATAARATVMQARESLARAERDLGRARTLSESGSLPSATFEDAQTGAEVARANVAAAGFALRYSTLRAPDDGWVDARLADAREVIGPGQPVLRIASRARGWVLRVAVPDRSVARLHEGDAATITLDAMPERTLDARIVEIARLPSIGSGTYDVEIAFDAPAELTMRTGLVGRVSIPIGETFGASVPVSALVDGRDHDAAVLVVDGGRARRVPVRVAFLRGDHAVLASALDDVDAVIGVGADRLDPGAHVEPITEE; encoded by the coding sequence ATGAAGACCCGTTCGACGATCGTCACGCTCTCGCTGATCGCGCTCGCGCTGTCGGGCTGCAGCACGTCGGAGCCCGCGGCCGCGCAGGCCTCCGAGCCCGCGGCTGCGATCCCGGTGCGCCTCGCGCCGATCGATCGCACGCCCGCACGGGAGCCGCTCGAGCTGCCCGGCCTCGTGATGCCACGCGACACGTTCGATCTGGGGTTCCCGGGCGGCGGCGTGATCCTCGACGTGCTCGTCGACGCCGGCGACGAGGTGCAGCGCGGTCAGGTGCTCGCGCGCCTCGACGCGACGGCGGCACGCGCGACGGTGATGCAGGCGCGCGAGAGCCTCGCGCGCGCCGAGCGTGATCTCGGTCGCGCGCGCACGCTGAGCGAGAGCGGCTCGTTGCCCTCGGCGACCTTCGAGGACGCGCAGACCGGCGCCGAGGTCGCGCGCGCGAACGTCGCGGCCGCCGGGTTCGCGCTGCGGTACTCGACGCTGCGCGCGCCCGACGACGGCTGGGTCGACGCGCGCCTCGCCGATGCGCGCGAGGTGATCGGCCCCGGGCAGCCGGTGCTGCGGATCGCGAGCCGCGCGCGCGGGTGGGTGCTGCGCGTCGCGGTGCCCGATCGATCGGTGGCGCGCCTCCACGAGGGCGACGCGGCGACGATCACGCTCGACGCGATGCCCGAGCGCACGCTCGACGCGCGCATCGTGGAGATCGCGCGGCTGCCGTCGATCGGCAGCGGCACCTACGACGTCGAGATCGCGTTCGACGCGCCCGCGGAGCTCACGATGCGCACCGGCCTCGTCGGGCGCGTGTCGATCCCGATCGGCGAGACCTTCGGCGCGAGCGTGCCGGTCTCGGCGCTCGTCGACGGTCGCGACCACGACGCCGCGGTGCTCGTCGTCGACGGCGGTCGCGCGCGGCGCGTCCCGGTGCGCGTCGCGTTCCTGCGCGGCGATCACGCGGTGCTCGCGAGCGCGCTCGACGACGTCGACGCGGTGATCGGCGTCGGCGCCGATCGCCTCGACCCCGGCGCGCACGTCGAGCCGATCACGGAGGAGTGA
- a CDS encoding efflux RND transporter permease subunit, producing MPNISEFAVKRWQFTLVVFGMLLALGVSSLVAIPKSEDPTFPLPVFVVVAVLPGASPLDLEQLVVDPIEERVQALDDLDRVETTIRDGLAVIRVEYEAGVDVPRKEDELRRELDTLRPTLPSELVRLDLETANAANVNIVQVGLVSDDVSYADLDRLARALEDRLEAVPGVGEATIAGLPAQELRIELDLGRMRALGISPAEILGAVSAESRTIPAGSVEAGARRFTVQTRGDYESVDAVRDTVVRASAGRMVRVRDVANVTFGDAEAVHLVRVNGRRAVTVAVNQREGQNIFTVRNGIEEALAAFEPTLPEGVTLARTFDQSHNVEHRLSGFARDFVLAILLVLVTLLPLGVRASVVVMISIPLSIAVGLTMLFGAGYGINQLSIVGFVIALGLLVDDSVVVVENIARFLRLGHTPREAAILATKQITLSVLGCTATLILAFVPLLALPGTAGEFIRSLPLAVVLTVAASLLVSLTVVPFLASRVLKPEEEHGNVVFRGMMRVIEGSYRPVLSVALRWPKLTLVAAVALFVGSIALVPRIGFSLFPKAGTAQFLVRVETEEGASLAETDRATRFVERVLASHDEIAWQVANVGKGNPLVYYNVPVQNERANVGEVFASLAHFDPDHSPALLDRLREELGSYPGARIRLLEFENGPPLEAPIAMRLMGDDVESLADAAARIETVLAATPGTRDVVNPARERRTDLRVRVDETRAAALGVVAAEIDRAVRLAIGGVPAGRFRHPGDDDARDIRVMLARDEAPDLALGASRPTLATLAQVFVPTRDGGAVPLSAIATIELEPSPTTIRHYDGIRSATVTAFTRTGENTDRVTRDVLSRLSGVPLPSGVRLVVAGEVESRARSFGGLGTAIIVAAFGILAVLVLEFRTFRGTLIVASVIPLGVIGGLVALLVTGNTLSFTAMIGFVALMGIEVKNSILLVDFTNQLREEGASLDDAIQRAGETRFVPILLTTLTAIGGLVPLALERSPLYSPLAWVILGGLVSSTLLARIVTPVMYKLLPPTIGEDEESVLAPIAAIEPEPIAAE from the coding sequence ATGCCGAACATCTCGGAATTCGCCGTCAAACGCTGGCAGTTCACGCTCGTCGTCTTCGGGATGCTGCTCGCGCTCGGCGTCTCGTCGCTCGTCGCGATCCCGAAGAGCGAGGACCCGACCTTCCCGCTGCCGGTCTTCGTGGTCGTCGCGGTGCTGCCCGGCGCATCGCCGCTCGACCTCGAGCAGCTCGTCGTCGATCCGATCGAGGAGCGCGTGCAGGCGCTCGACGATCTCGATCGCGTCGAGACCACGATCCGCGACGGGCTCGCGGTGATTCGCGTGGAGTACGAGGCGGGCGTCGACGTGCCGCGCAAGGAGGACGAGCTGCGCCGCGAGCTCGACACGCTGCGCCCGACCCTGCCGTCCGAGCTGGTGCGCCTCGACCTCGAGACCGCGAACGCGGCGAACGTGAACATCGTGCAGGTCGGGCTCGTGTCCGATGACGTGAGCTACGCCGACCTCGATCGGCTCGCGCGCGCGCTCGAGGATCGTCTCGAGGCGGTGCCCGGTGTGGGCGAGGCGACGATCGCGGGGCTCCCCGCGCAGGAGCTGCGCATCGAGCTCGACCTCGGGCGCATGCGCGCGCTCGGGATCTCGCCCGCCGAGATTCTCGGCGCGGTGAGCGCGGAGAGCCGCACGATCCCCGCGGGCAGCGTCGAGGCGGGGGCGCGCCGGTTCACCGTGCAGACGCGCGGCGACTACGAGAGCGTGGACGCGGTGCGCGACACCGTCGTTCGCGCGAGCGCGGGGCGCATGGTGCGGGTGCGCGACGTCGCGAACGTCACGTTCGGCGACGCGGAGGCCGTGCACCTCGTGCGCGTGAACGGCCGTCGCGCCGTCACGGTCGCGGTGAACCAGCGCGAGGGGCAGAACATCTTCACGGTGCGCAACGGCATCGAGGAGGCGCTCGCCGCGTTCGAGCCCACGCTGCCCGAGGGCGTCACGCTCGCGCGCACCTTCGACCAGTCGCACAACGTCGAGCATCGACTGTCCGGGTTCGCGCGCGACTTCGTGCTCGCGATCCTGCTCGTGCTCGTGACGCTGCTGCCGCTCGGCGTGCGCGCGTCGGTCGTCGTGATGATCTCGATCCCGCTCTCGATCGCGGTCGGGCTCACGATGCTCTTCGGCGCGGGCTACGGCATCAACCAGCTCTCGATCGTCGGGTTCGTGATCGCGCTGGGTCTGCTGGTCGACGACTCGGTTGTCGTCGTCGAGAACATCGCGCGCTTCCTGCGCCTCGGGCACACGCCGCGCGAGGCCGCGATCCTCGCGACCAAGCAGATCACGCTCTCGGTGCTCGGCTGCACCGCGACGCTGATCCTCGCGTTCGTGCCGCTGCTCGCGCTGCCGGGCACGGCGGGCGAGTTCATCCGCAGCCTGCCGCTCGCGGTGGTCCTCACCGTCGCCGCGTCGCTGCTCGTCTCGCTCACCGTCGTGCCGTTCCTCGCGAGCCGCGTGCTGAAGCCCGAGGAAGAGCACGGCAACGTCGTGTTCCGCGGGATGATGCGCGTGATCGAGGGCAGCTATCGCCCGGTGCTCTCCGTCGCGCTGCGCTGGCCGAAGCTCACGCTCGTCGCGGCGGTCGCGCTCTTCGTCGGGAGCATCGCGCTGGTGCCGCGCATCGGGTTCTCGCTCTTCCCGAAGGCGGGCACCGCGCAGTTCCTGGTGCGCGTCGAGACCGAGGAGGGCGCGAGCCTCGCCGAGACCGATCGCGCGACGCGCTTCGTCGAGCGCGTGCTCGCGTCGCACGACGAGATCGCGTGGCAGGTCGCGAACGTCGGCAAGGGCAACCCGCTCGTCTACTACAACGTGCCCGTCCAGAACGAGCGCGCGAACGTCGGCGAGGTCTTCGCGTCGCTCGCGCACTTCGATCCCGATCACTCGCCCGCGCTGCTCGATCGACTGCGCGAAGAGCTCGGGTCGTATCCCGGCGCGCGCATCCGCCTGCTCGAGTTCGAGAACGGACCGCCGCTCGAGGCGCCGATCGCGATGCGCCTCATGGGCGACGACGTGGAGTCGCTCGCCGACGCCGCGGCGCGCATCGAGACCGTGCTCGCCGCGACGCCCGGCACGCGAGACGTGGTGAACCCGGCGCGCGAGCGTCGGACCGATCTGCGCGTGCGCGTCGACGAGACGCGCGCCGCGGCGCTGGGCGTGGTCGCCGCCGAGATCGATCGCGCGGTGCGCCTCGCGATCGGCGGTGTGCCCGCGGGGCGCTTCCGACACCCCGGCGACGACGACGCGCGCGACATCCGCGTGATGCTCGCGCGCGACGAGGCGCCCGATCTCGCGCTCGGCGCGTCGCGCCCGACGCTCGCGACGCTCGCGCAGGTCTTCGTCCCGACGCGCGACGGCGGCGCGGTCCCGCTCTCCGCGATCGCGACGATCGAGCTCGAGCCCTCGCCCACCACGATCCGTCACTACGACGGCATCCGCAGCGCGACGGTCACCGCGTTCACGCGCACCGGTGAGAACACCGATCGCGTGACGCGCGACGTGCTCTCGCGGCTGAGCGGCGTGCCTCTGCCCTCGGGCGTGCGGCTCGTCGTCGCGGGCGAGGTCGAGAGCCGCGCGCGCAGCTTCGGCGGGCTCGGCACCGCGATCATCGTCGCGGCGTTCGGCATCCTCGCGGTGCTCGTGCTCGAGTTCCGCACGTTCCGCGGCACGCTGATCGTCGCGTCGGTGATCCCGCTCGGCGTGATCGGCGGCCTCGTCGCGCTGCTGGTCACCGGGAACACGCTCTCGTTCACCGCGATGATCGGGTTCGTCGCGCTGATGGGCATCGAGGTGAAGAACTCGATCCTCCTCGTCGACTTCACGAACCAGCTGCGCGAGGAAGGCGCGTCGCTCGACGACGCGATCCAGCG